TCATGCGGGCGCACCAGATCCTGATCGCCGAACTCGACGCGATCCTGCGCCCGTACGGGATCACGTTCAGCAGGTACGAGGCGCTGGTGCTGCTGTCCTACTCGCGGGACGGGTCACTGCCGCTGTCCAAGATCGGTGAGCGGCTGCAGGTGCACGCCACGTCCGTCACCAACGTCGTAGACCGGCTGGAAGCGGCCGGCCTGGTGCGCCGCGAGCCCAACCCGCGCGACGGCCGCGGCACGCTGGCCACCATCACCGACGCCGGGCGCGAGGTCGTCGCGAAGGCCACCGCCGAGTTCAACGCGGCCCGCTTCGCGATGTCCGCGATCGGCCTCGCCGACCTGAAGTCGCTGTTCGCCATACTGCGCGAGCTGCGCCTGGACGCCGAGGACTTCAACCCGGACGGCCACGGCAACGACCCGCGGCGCCGCTAGCCTCCTGTCATCCGGATCGGGTCCGGCGGCAGGAAGAGAGGCGCTGCGATGTGGCACGAGATGTTCGCCCAACAGGTCCCGTTCGCCGAGAAGGTGATCCGCACCGTCCTGGTGTACGCGC
This genomic stretch from Jatrophihabitans cynanchi harbors:
- a CDS encoding MarR family winged helix-turn-helix transcriptional regulator, giving the protein MTRQPFLNFDPIERAGRLWEQHWPDEDPAVYASMRAVTSIMRAHQILIAELDAILRPYGITFSRYEALVLLSYSRDGSLPLSKIGERLQVHATSVTNVVDRLEAAGLVRREPNPRDGRGTLATITDAGREVVAKATAEFNAARFAMSAIGLADLKSLFAILRELRLDAEDFNPDGHGNDPRRR